One genomic segment of Hordeum vulgare subsp. vulgare chromosome 2H, MorexV3_pseudomolecules_assembly, whole genome shotgun sequence includes these proteins:
- the LOC123430832 gene encoding probable purine permease 11, with amino-acid sequence MGAAGEIHLQIAGTRGEQGAEGVADNGTSPATAAPAPPSMSERVQWWAVVLVNIVLVLAGQSVANLLGRIYYDQGGGSLWIATVVQSCGTPLAIPLLLYFRRRPKAATTAVTRPPLIKISAIYAGLGVLLAGDNLMYSYALLYLPLSTYSLICATQLSFNAVFSYFLNKQKFTALILNSVVLLTFSAALVGVSHGSDGTNSSVPAGKFPLGFALTLSASALFSLILSLNQLTFDKVLRSDTLYDVMEMQFWSNTAAAVVSVAGLFISGEWSALHGEMDGYRKGRLAYGMTLAWTAISWQLTTMGLMGLVAAVSSLFTNVISTVGLPLSPIIAVIFLGDRMDGVKVLAMLVAVWGFLSYIYQHYLDDAKVKKNLAERSADDDEHQTVKLATE; translated from the coding sequence ATGGGCGCTGCTGGTGAAATTCATCTACAGATCGCAGGCACACGAGGCGAACAAGGAGCTGAAGGCGTAGCTGACAATGGCACGTCTCCGGCGACCGCGGCGCCAGCGCCACCGTCGATGTCGGAGCGCGTACAATGGTGGGCGGTGGTGCTCGTCAACATCGTGCTCGTGCTCGCCGGGCAGAGCGTGGCGAACCTCCTCGGCAGGATCTACTACGACCAGGGCGGCGGCAGCTTGTGGATCGCCACCGTGGTTCAGTCCTGCGGCACGCCGCTCGCTATCCCGCTGCTCCTCTACTTCCGGCGCCGCCCAAAGGCCGCCACGACCGCGGTGACGCGGCCGCCGCTCATCAAGATCTCGGCCATCTACGCCGGCCTGGGGGTCCTCCTCGCCGGCGACAACCTGATGTACTCCTACGCGCTGCTCTACCTGCCGCTGTCGACCTACTCGCTCATCTGCGCGACGCAGCTCTCCTTCAACGCCGTCTTCTCCTACTTCCTCAACAAGCAGAAGTTCACCGCGCTCATCCTCAACTCCGTCGTGCTTCTCACCTTCTCCGCGGCGCTCGTCGGCGTGAGCCACGGCTCGGACGGGACCAACAGCAGCGTCCCGGCGGGGAAGTTCCCGCTGGGGTTCGCGCTAACTCTGTCGGCGTCGGCGCTCTTCTCCCTGATCCTGTCCCTGAACCAGCTGACCTTCGACAAGGTGCTCAGGAGCGACACCTTGTACGACGTGATGGAGATGCAGTTCTGGAGCAACACCGCCGCGGCCGTGGTGTCGGTGGCCGGGCTGTTCATCTCCGGGGAGTGGAGCGCCCTGCACGGCGAGATGGACGGGTACAGGAAGGGCAGGCTAGCCTACGGGATGACGCTCGCCTGGACGGCCATTTCGTGGCAGCTGACCACCATGGGACTGATGGGGCTCGTCGCGGCGGTGTCGTCGCTCTTCACCAACGTGATCAGCACCGTGGGGCTGCCGCTGTCGCCCATCATCGCCGTCATCTTCCTCGGCGACCGGATGGACGGGGTGAAGGTGCTGGCCATGCTCGTTGCGGTCTGGGGCTTCTTGTCCTACATCTACCAACACTACCTTGACGATGCCAAGGTGAAGAAGAACCTAGCTGAGAGATCAGCCGACGATGACGAACACCAGACTGTAAAACTCGCTACAGAGTGA
- the LOC123430833 gene encoding probable purine permease 11 — MGDAGEIRLQIAGGEEKARGVAGNGTSAATAAPPTMSERVHWWAVVLVNIVFVLSGQTVASFLGRIYYDQGGGSLWMATVVQSCGTPLAIPLLLYFRRRPRSTAVTRPPLLKISAIYAGLGVLLAGDNLMYSYALLYLPLSTYSLICATQLSFNAVFSYFLNKEKFTALILNSVVLLTFSAALVGVSHGSDGTNSSVPAGKFPLGFALTLSASALFSLILSLMQLTFDKVLKSDTFYDVMEMQFWSNTAAAVVSVAGLFISGEWSTLGGEMDGYKKGKVAYGMTLAWTAISWQLTTVGMMGLVAAVSSLFTNVISTVGLPLSPIVAVIFFGDRMDGVKVLAMLLGVWGFFSYMYQHYLDDAKAKKILAERLADDDEQQTVKLNTE, encoded by the exons ATGGGCGATGCTGGTGAAATTCGTCTGCAGATCGCAG GAGGCGAAGAAAAAGCTCGAGGAGTAGCTGGCAATGGCACGTCCGCGGCAACCGCGGCGCCGCCGACGATGTCGGAACGCGTACATTGGTGGGCGGTGGTGCTCGTCAACATCGTGTTCGTCCTCTCCGGGCAGACCGTCGCGAGCTTCCTTGGCAGGATCTACTACGACCAGGGGGGCGGCAGCTTGTGGATGGCCACGGTGGTTCAGTCCTGCGGCACGCCGCTGGCCATCCCGCTGCTCCTCTACTTCCGGCGCCGCCCTAGGTCCACCGCGGTGACGCGGCCGCCGCTCCTCAAGATCTCGGCCATCTACGCCGGCCTGGGGGTCCTCCTTGCCGGCGATAACCTGATGTACTCCTACGCGCTCCTCTACCTGCCGCTCTCGACCTACTCGCTCATCTGCGCGACGCAGCTCTCCTTCAACGCCGTCTTCTCCTACTTCCTTAACAAGGAGAAGTTCACCGCGCTCATCCTCAACTCCGTCGTGCTGCTCACCTTCTCCGCGGCGCTCGTCGGCGTGAGCCACGGCTCGGACGGGACCAACAGCAGCGTCCCGGCGGGAAAGTTCCCGCTGGGGTTCGCGCTGACGCTGTCGGCGTCAGCGCTCTTCTCGCTGATCCTGTCCCTGATGCAGCTCACCTTCGACAAGGTGCTCAAGAGCGACACCTTCTACGACGTGATGGAGATGCAATTCTGGAGCAACACCGCCGCGGCCGTGGTGTCGGTGGCCGGGCTGTTCATCTCCGGTGAGTGGAGCACCCTGGGCGGCGAGATGGACGGGTACAAGAAGGGCAAGGTGGCCTACGGGATGACGCTGGCGTGGACGGCCATATCGTGGCAGCTGACCACCGTGGGCATGATGGGGCTCGTTGCGGCGGTGTCGTCCCTCTTCACCAACGTGATCAGCACCGTGGGGTTGCCGCTGTCGCCCATCGTGGCCGTGATCTTCTTCGGCGACCGGATGGACGGGGTGAAGGTGCTGGCTATGCTCTTAGGGGTATGGGGTTTCTTCTCCTACATGTACCAGCACTACCTTGATGATGCCAAGGCTAAGAAGATACTAGCTGAGCGATTAGCCGACGACGACGAACAACAGACCGTAAAACTCAATACAGAGTGA